From Brassica napus cultivar Da-Ae unplaced genomic scaffold, Da-Ae ScsIHWf_2276;HRSCAF=2934, whole genome shotgun sequence, a single genomic window includes:
- the LOC106402837 gene encoding receptor-like protein 51 — translation MKPLSPSLPLLLLLLLLLSSTTFAAPSLSPTPSPTISPIPRTSPRTSSSPLDPKHLKALESLNIPTAKNPCDHRPTSKPSSTVVTCDAGSPFRLVTSLSFTNCSSDISISSAALRALSPSLTSLSFLNCPSLSPPPRLPTSLHSFAATSSFLRRRKGLSGVYLARLVNLTDLTVSSVPVSTSGLFVILGNMRKIASLTISHANLSGNIPKSLHSNLTFIDLSDNLIKGSIPTSITQLSNLKSLNLSSNSISGEIPDSIGDLISLKNLSLSSNKLSGPIPDSISSIPDLTHLDLSGNQLNGTVPRFITKMKSLKHLNLANNDFRGVLPFNASFLKKLEVFKVGGNSDLCYNRTVLSSKMKLGIAQCDKHGLPLSPPPQKEDSSSDYDYGSEDETSVKKKEESHGPNKVVLGVSIGLASLVFLIIFLILCAKWCG, via the coding sequence aTGAAACCTCTGTCACCGTCATTACCGTTactcctccttctcctcctcctcctctcatCCACAACCTTCGCCGCTCCTTCCTTATCTCCGACCCCTTCTCCAACCATCTCTCCAATTCCTCGAACATCTCCTCGCACCTCCTCTTCCCCATTAGACCCAAAACACCTCAAGGCCCTCGAATCCCTCAACATCCCCACCGCCAAAAACCCCTGCGACCACCGTCCCACCTCCAAACCCTCCTCCACCGTCGTGACCTGCGACGCCGGCTCCCCATTCCGCCTCGTCACATCCCTCTCCTTCACAAACTGCTCCTCCGACATATCCATCTCCTCCGCAGCGCTCAGAGCCCTCTCCCCCTCCCTCACCTCCCTCTCTTTCCTCAACTGCCCTTCTCTCTCCCCTCCTCCTCGCCTCCCCACCTCCCTCCACTCCTTCGCCGCCACCTCCTCCTTCCTCCGCCGCCGCAAAGGCCTCTCCGGAGTCTACCTCGCTCGCCTCGTTAACCTCACCGACCTCACCGTCTCCTCCGTCCCCGTCTCCACCTCCGGCCTCTTCGTCATCCTCGGAAACATGCGCAAGATCGCCTCCCTCACCATCTCACACGCGAATCTCTCCGGCAACATCCCTAAGTCCCTCCACTCGAATCTCACATTCATCGACTTATCAGACAATCTCATCAAAGGCTCAATCCCCACTTCGATCACTCAACTCTCCAACCTCAAATCTCTAAACTTGTCTTCGAACTCGATCTCCGGCGAGATCCCCGACAGCATCGGCGACCTAATCTCCCTAAAGAATCTATCTTTATCCTCCAACAAGCTCTCCGGACCTATCCCAGATTCGATCTCGTCGATTCCAGACCTTACGCACTTAGATCTGAGCGGAAACCAACTAAACGGCACCGTTCCGAGGTTCATCACCAAGATGAAGAGCCTCAAGCACTTGAATCTCGCTAACAACGACTTCCGTGGAGTCCTTCCGTTCAATGCGAGCTTCTTGAAGAAGCTTGAGGTGTTTAAAGTGGGAGGGAACAGTGACCTCTGTTACAACCGCACTGTGCTGTCTTCGAAGATGAAGTTAGGGATTGCCCAGTGTGATAAACATGGTTTGCCTTTGTCTCCGCCGCCGCAGAAGGAGGATTCGAGTTCTGATTATGATTACGGTAGTGAAGATGAGACtagtgtgaagaagaaggaagaaagtCATGGTCCTAATAAGGTTGTGCTTGGTGTTTCCATTGGACTTGCTTCGCTTGTcttcttgatcattttcttGATCCTTTGCGCCAAATGGTGTGGTTGA